A window of Mytilus edulis chromosome 10, xbMytEdul2.2, whole genome shotgun sequence contains these coding sequences:
- the LOC139490776 gene encoding kelch-like protein 7 yields the protein MSFSTYREKQYHRNICLKINEARKARKYCDVTLQSGEVKVTAHKLILTSFSDFFETLFQDHSSQELFLIDNISSEILETIVQFAYSGEIEITEHNAMELYEATVVLKADGMQKATVNFMKRHMHVDFDNLVKVSTFACTLGLMQQLKTVCSFITNNFEDVKKKGLLNSLSVDHLETLLSNTNLSVLIFDIPAENVELELLKIVLEYISNKGGGQIEKLNVDSLLWTIKFSEIPFHDLVETLENYPSVYDSDAIRNILLYMQYPRNQSIDQLLPKKWSEVRKFSGCWRNMEYHYDYHGHNWTRDFQFVDDRASEIRIFVSRCLCSTLDKKKIITRINRIVVTCRSGKELSVIHEDSKEKTCNKKCSDIELSDERFILQRNEVIVKVESFYNTTEMGLRFTSNFGNVFGPYGSEFGGDTAGIKTNKPGSERGYFYSFCGSVLTKTYYPNCLWVGVDLRSRSPSPEESHDRDEHDRDDHDSWSNDSYEDHSYSDHDSIDKYINLEEEFYDSPGYYQESD from the coding sequence ATGTCTTTCAGTACATACAGAGAAAAGCAGTACCATAGAAATATCTGCCTTAAAATAAACGAAGCCCGTAAAGCCAGGAAGTATTGTGATGTTACTCTGCAGTCTGGCGAAGTAAAGGTCACCGCACATAAACTAATTCTGACatctttttctgatttttttgagACACTATTCCAAGATCATTCATCacaagaactttttttaataGATAATATTTCTTCCGAAATATTAGAAACTATCGTACAATTTGCGTACAGTGGGGAAATAGAAATAACAGAGCACAATGCAATGGAATTATATGAAGCTACTGTTGTTCTGAAAGCAGATGGCATGCAAAAGGCAACAGTAAATTTCATGAAAAGGCATATGCATGTTGATTTTGACAACCTTGTCAAAGTGTCAACCTTTGCATGCACATTGGGTTTAATGCAACAACTGAAAACAGTCTGCTCATTCATTACGAATAATTTTGAAGATGTTAAAAAGAAAGGACTTTTGAATTCACTTTCCGTAGATCATTTGGAAACATTGCTGTCAAACACAAACTTATCggttttgatatttgatattccGGCGGAAAACGTAGAACTGGAGTTGCTGAAGattgtactagaatacatctcaaACAAAGGTGGTGGTCAGATAGAAAAACTTAACGTAGATTCCCTTTTATGGACTATCAAATTTTCGGAAATTCCGTTCCACGACTTAGTTGAAACATTAGAAAATTACCCTTCTGTATATGACAGTGACGCTATAAGAAATATTCTACTTTATATGCAGTACCCTAGAAATCAATCGATAGACCAACTATTGCCAAAGAAGTGGTCTGAGGTCAGGAAATTTTCAGGGTGCTGGAGAAATATGGAATATCATTATGATTATCATGGACATAATTGGACAAGGGATTTCCAATTTGTGGATGACCGTGCTTCAGAAATCAGAATTTTTGTTTCGAGATGTCTTTGCAGTACATTGgacaaaaagaaaattataacaaGGATCAATAGAATTGTAGTAACTTGCAGAAGTGGTAAAGAACTGAGCGTCATACACGAAGACAGCAAGGAAAAGACGTGCAACAAGAAATGCTCTGATATAGAATTATCAGATGAGAGATTTATATTACAACGGAATGAAGTTATTGTTAAAGTTGAGAGCTTTTACAATACGACAGAAATGGGTCTAAGATTTACTTCTAATTTTGGCAACGTATTCGGCCCGTATGGCTCGGAATTTGGCGGAGATACTGCTGGGATAAAAACCAATAAACCTGGAAGTGAGCGGGGATATTTTTACTCTTTCTGTGGATCTGTATTGACGAAAACGTATTACCCTAATTGTCTCTGGGTAGGAGTAGACTTGCGAAGTCGGTCACCATCACCAGAGGAATCACATGACAGAGATGAACATGACAGAGATGACCACGACAGTTGGAGTAATGATAGTTATGAAGATCATAGCTACAGTGACCATGATAgtattgacaaatatataaacCTGGAAGAAGAGTTTTATGATTCTCCAGGGTACTACCAAGAAAGTGACTAA